One Numida meleagris isolate 19003 breed g44 Domestic line chromosome 6, NumMel1.0, whole genome shotgun sequence genomic region harbors:
- the LOC110401902 gene encoding myb-related transcription factor, partner of profilin-like, which produces MAEDSPKRRKANFNEAETEVLIEQVLKHERLLFAAGPGRASPGQKRKVWELIRHKVNPVAACPRDVEDLKKRWRDLKRRDRSKLCRLSQGSGPPGPAAALGLGLLLAPEELPPGAAPARRHHHLHPRAYGSLLHAEAVPIVGGIDTLELPGAAVGEMAFNDDPGPSHQPGLEKMNLKEEIVVKVVEPEESSEDMAVVPPSQEQLPYLGTSGSASSGKVKSKSKGRSQADQIGITEADLVQLQQTQMQVIQSGFDSVNHNLRLLQQGMQDLSNSLSIMAHTLVAIKNVYVKNNTGPATYTTASTQTTAGYLSPGSPQVSPTEDRGRVQMAGSSSRSSSCSSSSASQEPGPSEFPRPPLRTIKKEHPNGCYYFCFADM; this is translated from the exons ATGGCCGAGGACTCGCCCAAGCGGCGCAAGGCCAATTTCAACGAGGCGGAGACGGAGGTGCTGATCGAGCAGGTGCTGAAGCACGAGCGGCTGCTGTtcgcggcggggccgggccgcgcgtCCCCGGGCCAGAAGCGAAAGGTGTGGGAGCTGATCCGGCACAAGGTGAACCCGGTAGCCGCCTGTCCGCGCGACGTGGAGGACCTGAAGAAGCGCTGGCGGGACCTGAAGCGCCGCGACCGCAGCAAGCTGTGCCGCCTGTCGCAGGGCAGCGGgccgccgggccccgccgccgcgcTCGGCCTCGGCCTCCTGCTGGCCCCCGAGGAGCTGCCGCCCGGCGccgcgcccgcccgccgccacCACCACCTGCACCCGCGCGCCTACGGCTCCCTGCTGCACGCCGAGGCCGTGCCCATCGTGGGCGGCATCGACACGCTAGAGCTGCCCGGCGCCGCCGTGGGGGAGATGG CATTTAACGATGATCCCGGCCCATCTCATCAACCCGGTCTTGAGAAGATGAACCTAAAAGAAGAGATAGTGGTGAAAGTGGTAGAGCCGGAGGAAAGCTCTGAGGACATGGCAGTGGTCCCACCTagccaggagcagctgccttATCTGGGGACATCGGGTAGTGCTTCCTCAGGGAAGGTAAAATCCAAATCAAAAGGCCGGTCCCAGGCAGATCAAATCGGAATAACTGAAGCAGACCTAGTGCAGCTTCAGCAGACCCAGATGCAGGTGATCCAGTCTGGCTTTGACAGTGTCAACCACAATCTTCGGCTGCTGCAGCAAGGCATGCAGGATCTGAGTAACAGCCTCAGCATCATGGCGCATACACTTGTTGCTATCAAAAACGTCTatgtgaaaaacaacactgGCCCAGCTACGTACACCACCGCCTCTACACAGACCACAGCCGGGTACCTGAGCCCGGGCTCTCCCCAGGTTTCCCCCACCGAGGACAGAGGCCGGGTGCAgatggctgggagcagcagcaggagcagcagctgtagtTCCAGCTCCGCATCCCAGGAACCAGGTCCTTCAGAGTTCCCCAGGCCCCCCCTGAGAACCATTAAGAAAGAACATCCAAATGGCTGCTACTacttctgctttgcagacaTGTGA